A segment of the Bernardetia sp. genome:
TGCAGATATAGAGGTTGATGAAACTAACGGACACATTTATATCTTAGATAGAAATGCAGATGAATTACGTAGGTATAATTTAGATGGTACAAATAATACGCTCATTTATACATACTCATTTACTCCCCAAGATATTGCACTTGATTTAACTAACAACCTTATTTATCATACAGAAACACAAACAGGTCCAAGTGAAGTATTCACTACTGATTTGAATGGTGGTTCTAAAAATACAATCATTGCATATACAGCAGTCTCAAATGTTTTAGCATACTTAAAAATAGAGTTGGATGTTGCTAACAATCATATGTATTTACTTAACAGTCCAGGAGATGAGTTGGTACGATTTGATACAGATGGTACTAATCCACAGTCTATTACCTCTTATACAACCCAACAAGATGCCTTTGCTCTTGACTTGACTAATAGTCTCATTTATCATATAGACAGAACTAGTGGTGGGGAAGCTTTTACTACTAACTTACTTGGAGGAGCAAGAACTTCATTATTTACTTATACAGCAAGTGGAAGCTCATTATACAAACAGATTGAACTAGATGTTGCAAATAATCATATGTATTTACTCAATACTAATGGTGATGTTCTGACTCGCTTTAATACAGATGGTACTAATCCAACGACCATCTTTAGTTATGCTTCTGGTGATAATGTTCAAGATATTTTCTTAGCTGGTCTTGGTACACCTCCACCAAGTGTTTTGCTATCTTCTAATCCAATATTAGATTTTGATCAGCCTAATAATACTAATCTAGGTGCTACTATTTCTGATGGTTTATACGGAACTCCAAATATTTCTGACGCTGATATACAAATGTATGAAGCTAATTCAAGTGGAGTAGCTACTGGTAATGATTTAGGTTATTTTGACAATCCTCTCAATGGTGGAGTAGTAAATCTTGCAGGTAGTGGTTCTGATATGATAGTTATAGAAGAATCAAGTGGAAATGAATTCTATTTTCGTGGAGTAGAACTGACCGAATATGCTGGGGGAGGATATAATATAAAAATAGAGGGTTTTAGAAATACAGTTTCTACAGGTTCACAAGTAGTAGTGGTTGGTG
Coding sequences within it:
- a CDS encoding Ig-like domain-containing protein gives rise to the protein SGGTPFAEPYDFIVVDYDRDWDDDIIDPLKGGDDDAAIFQNTNSPPDLSSSTPADGATDFPENADLVLNFNETVTLGTGNIEIRRVSDNVAIETINIASTTLSGGTQLTINPASNLPTGIDLYVHINAGAVIDTDNEITVSLRNQPTTLNFQAIPVSSSISTPTIFHLEPISRGAFTTDLLGGNETSIVTYTGSSSSFAADIEVDETNGHIYILDRNADELRRYNLDGTNNTLIYTYSFTPQDIALDLTNNLIYHTETQTGPSEVFTTDLNGGSKNTIIAYTAVSNVLAYLKIELDVANNHMYLLNSPGDELVRFDTDGTNPQSITSYTTQQDAFALDLTNSLIYHIDRTSGGEAFTTNLLGGARTSLFTYTASGSSLYKQIELDVANNHMYLLNTNGDVLTRFNTDGTNPTTIFSYASGDNVQDIFLAGLGTPPPSVLLSSNPILDFDQPNNTNLGATISDGLYGTPNISDADIQMYEANSSGVATGNDLGYFDNPLNGGVVNLAGSGSDMIVIEESSGNEFYFRGVELTEYAGGGYNIKIEGFRNTVSTGSQVVVVGGDFIENFNTSTLTASIFQNVDRIEITNNDGGNLFLYFDKVVVGSPVSCSSPTGAATNFMAGNNPTSTTLDI